A stretch of Desulfobacter hydrogenophilus DNA encodes these proteins:
- a CDS encoding phosphoribosylformylglycinamidine synthase subunit PurQ, whose amino-acid sequence MSGASAVNALILTGFGLNCDNETAFAFEQAGACAHRVHINSLIRGDVRLADFQILAFGGGFSWGDDHGAGVIQALKLKNNIGKDLLAFVDAGKLVIGICNGFQALVNLGLLPGLDRDYTRRSVAITYNDCGNFRDQWVRLVPDADSPCVFTKGLGVSDYPVRHGEGKVVADPEVIERLVANRQVVFRYADANGAPANGVFPANPNGAVDDIAGICDPTGRIFGLMPHPEGYNHFANHPDWPRQKAAARRQGKSIEETITTGIRLFENGVNYIKSL is encoded by the coding sequence ATGAGCGGCGCAAGCGCTGTAAACGCGCTGATACTGACGGGATTTGGCCTGAATTGTGATAATGAAACCGCCTTTGCCTTTGAACAGGCAGGAGCCTGTGCACACCGGGTGCATATTAACTCTCTGATCCGCGGCGATGTCCGATTGGCGGATTTTCAGATTCTTGCATTTGGTGGCGGCTTTTCCTGGGGGGACGACCATGGGGCCGGGGTGATCCAGGCTCTGAAATTGAAGAATAATATCGGCAAAGACCTACTGGCTTTCGTGGATGCCGGCAAACTGGTCATCGGTATCTGCAACGGGTTCCAGGCCCTTGTGAATTTAGGCCTTTTGCCCGGACTGGACCGGGATTATACTCGCAGGTCCGTGGCCATTACTTATAATGATTGCGGCAATTTCAGGGATCAGTGGGTCCGGCTTGTGCCCGATGCAGACAGCCCCTGTGTGTTCACAAAAGGGTTAGGAGTCTCGGACTATCCGGTACGCCATGGCGAAGGAAAGGTGGTTGCCGACCCTGAAGTAATTGAACGCCTTGTTGCCAACCGCCAGGTGGTGTTCCGGTATGCAGATGCAAATGGCGCGCCTGCAAACGGCGTCTTTCCGGCCAATCCCAATGGGGCCGTGGATGATATCGCAGGGATCTGTGATCCCACAGGCCGAATATTCGGTTTGATGCCCCATCCCGAAGGCTACAATCATTTTGCTAACCATCCGGATTGGCCCAGGCAGAAAGCTGCAGCAAGGCGCCAGGGAAAATCTATAGAAGAGACCATCACTACCGGGATCCGGCTGTTTGAGAACGGCGTGAATTATATCAAAAGCCTTTAA